The following proteins are encoded in a genomic region of Flammeovirga pectinis:
- a CDS encoding COG3014 family protein, whose amino-acid sequence MIYRFLICLTLVFTVVACAPTFYQKTYEFNKALSESNYDQAASFMAASKKMETGRLEFLYYVNYGMVTSLQRDFDQSNQYFQKADIFVEDHKKSVLEEGGALLLNPNLTTYPGEDHEKLMVNYFKALNYLEMRQYNEALVECKRMNIRLNQLSDKYKSDKKYKKDAFIHVMMGIIYEAFNDPNNAFIAYRNALDIYENDYARLFKTPVPQQLKLDLVRTAQKTGLWDDADKYAKKFGIENKKDDAYADLVLLWNNGMSPVKDEWGINFAIIQGSNGWVTFVNKDLGLTFPYYAGKDQPSVSWIRAVFPKYVERKSFYKDAVVMDSTGNKYGFSFAEDINAISFKVLEERMLLEFSKTLLRVALKQSVAAKVSQENEGWGAALSIIGSATESADTRSWQSLPKDISYSRIPLVEGQSSIEIELTTLKGTKEKRTIQLPKFNKGERVVLPYYTLTSFDAQTSSQF is encoded by the coding sequence ATGATCTATCGTTTTTTAATCTGTCTAACATTAGTCTTTACCGTAGTAGCCTGCGCTCCAACATTCTATCAGAAAACGTACGAATTTAACAAAGCGTTATCTGAGAGTAATTATGATCAAGCAGCTTCTTTTATGGCTGCAAGTAAGAAAATGGAAACAGGACGCTTAGAGTTTCTATACTATGTAAACTATGGTATGGTTACTTCCCTTCAAAGAGATTTTGATCAGAGTAATCAATATTTCCAAAAGGCTGATATTTTTGTAGAGGATCATAAGAAAAGTGTTTTAGAAGAAGGTGGTGCTTTACTTCTAAATCCAAACTTAACAACTTACCCTGGCGAAGACCACGAAAAACTAATGGTAAACTATTTCAAGGCATTAAACTACCTTGAAATGAGACAATATAACGAGGCGCTCGTTGAATGTAAGCGTATGAATATCCGATTAAATCAGCTTTCTGATAAATATAAATCGGATAAAAAATATAAAAAAGACGCTTTTATCCATGTAATGATGGGTATTATCTATGAAGCATTCAACGATCCTAACAATGCATTTATCGCTTACCGTAATGCTTTAGATATTTACGAAAATGATTATGCAAGATTATTTAAAACTCCAGTTCCACAACAACTAAAGTTAGATTTAGTCAGAACAGCTCAGAAAACTGGTCTTTGGGACGATGCAGATAAATATGCGAAGAAATTCGGTATCGAAAACAAAAAGGATGACGCATATGCCGATTTAGTTCTTTTATGGAACAACGGTATGTCTCCTGTAAAAGATGAATGGGGAATTAACTTTGCGATCATTCAAGGTAGCAACGGATGGGTAACTTTTGTAAATAAAGATCTTGGTTTAACTTTCCCGTATTATGCAGGTAAAGACCAACCTTCTGTTTCTTGGATTAGAGCCGTATTCCCTAAATATGTAGAAAGAAAAAGTTTTTATAAAGATGCTGTTGTAATGGATAGTACTGGAAATAAATACGGTTTTTCTTTTGCTGAAGATATTAACGCAATTTCTTTCAAAGTTCTTGAAGAAAGAATGTTATTAGAATTTAGTAAAACATTATTACGTGTAGCTCTAAAGCAAAGTGTAGCTGCAAAAGTTTCTCAAGAGAATGAAGGATGGGGTGCTGCTTTAAGTATTATAGGTTCTGCAACAGAATCTGCTGATACAAGATCTTGGCAATCACTTCCTAAAGATATTTCCTATTCTAGAATCCCTCTTGTAGAAGGTCAAAGTTCTATAGAAATAGAACTAACTACTTTAAAAGGGACGAAAGAAAAGCGAACTATTCAGTTACCTAAATTTAATAAAGGAGAAAGAGTTGTATTACCATATTATACCCTTACTTCTTTTGATGCACAGACATCATCTCAATTTTAG
- a CDS encoding sodium:solute symporter, with translation MSISAIESLGLFLAYVVLLFVISFYSSRSSSTTTFFTGDKNSPWYAVTFGMIGTTLSGITFISLPGMVKAASFSYLQMGLGYIVGYVVIAYVLMPLYYSNNLISIYGFLNNRFGKTAYKTGSSLFILSRGLQAAGKLFIMATVLQTFIYEPLGVPFLVNAFILLLIISLYTLKGGIKTIVWTDILQSAFMLIAGVLTIVLITNTMSSSMSDIWTKATVDTNYTQVLFWDINAPNYFWKQFIAGAFIVIVMTGFDQDMMQKNLTIKKLKDAQKNMVIFSCILFFTLALFLLLGVYLYSYADFIQLDLPSKSDKVFPLIAQQKLGFVGASIFLLGVIAAAFSSADSAITSLTTSFCVDFLNLTESKKTDVAKENVKRITHFSFAFLLFILVIIFESINNTNALDTILKIASYTYGPLLGLFSFGILMNKKYQPRYYVLICLLAPTICYFIKTYSTELLNGYKFGYELLLLNGCLTFLGLFLTSRKVEA, from the coding sequence ATGAGTATTTCTGCAATTGAAAGCTTAGGCCTATTCTTAGCCTATGTAGTGTTATTATTTGTCATCTCTTTTTATTCTTCAAGAAGTAGTAGTACAACTACTTTTTTTACTGGAGATAAAAATTCCCCGTGGTATGCTGTAACATTTGGAATGATTGGCACCACCCTTTCTGGTATTACATTTATTTCTCTACCAGGAATGGTTAAAGCAGCTTCTTTTAGCTACTTGCAAATGGGGTTAGGGTATATTGTTGGCTATGTGGTAATAGCCTATGTTTTAATGCCTCTCTATTACTCCAACAATTTGATATCTATTTATGGTTTCCTCAACAACCGTTTTGGAAAAACTGCATATAAAACAGGCTCTTCCCTATTTATCTTATCAAGAGGTTTACAAGCTGCCGGTAAGTTATTTATAATGGCTACTGTATTACAAACCTTTATCTACGAACCGTTAGGAGTTCCTTTCTTAGTTAATGCGTTTATTTTATTACTGATTATTAGCTTATACACACTAAAAGGAGGTATAAAAACAATTGTTTGGACAGATATCCTACAAAGTGCTTTTATGCTTATTGCTGGTGTGTTGACAATTGTATTAATAACAAACACAATGTCGAGTTCAATGAGTGATATTTGGACAAAAGCTACTGTTGATACAAATTATACTCAAGTTTTATTCTGGGATATTAATGCTCCTAATTATTTTTGGAAGCAATTTATAGCAGGTGCTTTTATTGTGATTGTTATGACAGGTTTTGATCAGGATATGATGCAAAAAAATCTTACGATTAAAAAGCTCAAAGATGCTCAGAAAAATATGGTTATCTTCAGCTGTATCTTATTTTTCACCCTAGCATTATTCTTACTTTTAGGTGTTTATCTATATAGTTATGCAGACTTTATTCAATTAGACCTACCTAGTAAATCAGATAAAGTATTTCCATTAATTGCGCAGCAAAAGTTAGGTTTTGTAGGTGCTAGTATATTTTTATTAGGCGTAATTGCAGCGGCATTCTCTAGTGCAGACTCTGCTATAACATCACTAACTACCTCTTTTTGTGTAGATTTTTTAAATTTAACTGAGAGTAAAAAAACAGATGTTGCTAAAGAAAATGTAAAACGAATAACTCATTTTTCTTTTGCCTTCTTACTCTTTATTTTAGTTATCATTTTTGAATCAATAAATAATACAAACGCACTAGATACCATACTAAAAATAGCTTCTTATACCTACGGGCCATTATTAGGTTTATTCTCATTTGGTATATTGATGAACAAAAAATATCAACCAAGATATTATGTACTCATCTGTTTATTAGCACCAACAATATGTTATTTTATAAAAACTTACTCTACAGAATTACTAAATGGATATAAATTTGGATATGAACTATTATTACTCAATGGGTGCCTTACTTTTCTTGGTTTATTCTTAACTTCTAGAAAAGTAGAAGCGTAA
- a CDS encoding HAD family hydrolase, with product MKYKAIIFDLGGVLLNLRYENTLDKFSEILEKPVSPFYTQKEQTELFDEYEKGNISSDEFRLGIKKIVGDKITTTQIDEAWNAMLLDLPIERVEMLKELSTKYRIFLLSNTNAIHIDAFETIVNSTLGDDFGDFKKLFEKGYYSYEMGDRKPHPSIFETVIAENNLDKSETLFIDDSIQHVEGAKKAGLHAHHLSDLNVIKFLKEEGIY from the coding sequence ATGAAGTATAAAGCGATAATTTTTGATCTAGGAGGAGTACTCTTAAATTTAAGATACGAAAATACACTAGATAAATTTTCAGAAATTTTAGAAAAACCAGTTTCACCTTTTTATACGCAGAAAGAACAAACTGAATTATTTGATGAATATGAAAAGGGGAATATATCTTCGGATGAATTTCGTCTAGGAATTAAAAAGATTGTAGGGGACAAGATTACTACTACTCAAATTGATGAAGCATGGAATGCAATGTTACTTGATTTACCCATTGAGCGAGTAGAAATGCTGAAAGAATTATCTACAAAATATCGAATTTTCTTATTGTCAAATACAAATGCTATTCATATTGATGCTTTTGAAACTATTGTAAATTCTACTTTAGGAGATGATTTTGGAGATTTTAAAAAGTTATTTGAGAAAGGATATTACTCTTATGAAATGGGTGATAGGAAACCACATCCAAGTATTTTTGAAACTGTAATTGCAGAAAATAATTTAGATAAATCAGAAACGCTTTTTATTGATGATTCAATTCAACATGTTGAAGGAGCAAAAAAAGCAGGATTGCATGCTCATCATTTATCTGATTTAAACGTGATTAAATTCTTAAAAGAAGAAGGTATTTATTAA
- a CDS encoding PAS domain S-box protein: MSKEQTIPLNSSENIFNTFENAFEASEVATFGLNKDGQIIFWNDAMLTLTDYYPEEVVGKHYSDFIQIFHHEDRFSLNGLLQSLAGKITTREGDIYQIKIGGIPCSFNDITHVYISVQNITKETFHVQELVKSNILMKELFGSSREMVVVFDRQGNINFASEPFKALIKMSDSEVHKTKFVDLIPSNNRTKLLIGLKMAEESIIEHQMELTIETESQKRVTDCHISYKGSSKNCYRLHLFDITDKKRKEREQEISITFAKLLQSNFKIQDLYEKVYLAMKLVVDIDSFLLIRGKVSGNGMYIAFNSTNKTVLQKEEIPAGDFALEMVNVLNRPMFMYREVIERLANQYNIKLVNIPEIWMGLPLITNNQKMGMIVVQSFTDRKAFSKPDLNLFDLATGLLAAAIIRDQSQLKVRAQRAQLEAIFESGAQAIWTFNKKGTVTRFNQQFAEYIKQFSDIELMPGMSLINIIPENQSFDNNWDYILKDVFEGKTKTFEHKFLTHIGEEQWHSITLNPVRMQSGDGEIIQEIAGVTQDITHRKKMEIHLADSEELFRNIFETLQDVYFRTNLEGYFTLISPSVKDMLGEDQLDVVNKHVTEYYLSESNLSRLMKELAVRGYVKNYESTIRNKNGDVRYILSNFRLIYNKDKQPTGVEGLARDITPIKQSEHDLREAKDLAEKSLEVKRQFLSNMSHEIRTPMNGVIGMVDLLSTTPLSQEQKKYVSTIKRSSEILLNILNDILDLSKIEAGKMELRPLPIDIRVTISKLIALFHQNAKNKNTHLISNVTDTVPQVILADETRLLQILSNLTSNAIKFTDNGTVKINVNGVQKFNGIFTLMFDVIDTGCGISENGQAQLFKQFSQVEDSYNRTQGGTGLGLSISQELSNMMNGDIGVESEIGVGSTFWFTIEIKECNHLTPTNNSEEVQELFSNSIRIQKPKILIVDDNSVNVMVAESILKKAGSVTFSANSGNRAIEILEDGTHSFDVIFMDIQMPNMNGMETTKKIHHLFPELKVPIIAMTAFTLVEEQAEFLKAGMDGFLPKPIKAHDLLQKVEDLISNNVTPSDEITEDIETEEVTADEENEDDIRTDKDFDTNGHVIIDYGVTAELAKYGGVELIQLSFNDFINEGDSLINELIEAKTSHNIENIRSIMHTFKGTAATIGIMKLADKAKISEQKLKVNNEEGLNEDVDDIFALYKEFKVTWNKNLGK, from the coding sequence ATGAGTAAAGAGCAAACTATACCCTTAAATTCATCTGAGAATATATTCAACACTTTTGAAAATGCATTTGAAGCTAGTGAAGTAGCTACATTTGGATTAAATAAAGATGGACAGATTATATTTTGGAATGATGCTATGCTTACGCTTACTGACTATTATCCAGAAGAAGTAGTTGGTAAACATTATTCTGATTTTATTCAGATTTTTCATCATGAAGATAGATTTTCTTTAAATGGCCTACTTCAATCACTTGCAGGGAAAATTACGACTAGGGAGGGTGATATTTACCAAATAAAAATTGGTGGTATTCCTTGTAGTTTTAATGACATTACCCATGTCTATATCTCTGTTCAAAATATTACTAAAGAAACATTCCATGTTCAAGAACTGGTAAAAAGTAATATTCTGATGAAAGAGCTTTTTGGTTCTTCGAGAGAAATGGTTGTTGTGTTTGATAGGCAAGGGAATATTAATTTTGCGAGTGAACCTTTTAAGGCATTAATCAAAATGTCTGATTCTGAAGTCCACAAGACTAAATTTGTAGACTTAATACCAAGTAATAACAGAACAAAGTTATTAATTGGTTTAAAAATGGCTGAAGAATCAATCATAGAACATCAGATGGAACTTACCATCGAAACGGAATCACAAAAAAGAGTAACCGATTGCCATATCTCTTATAAAGGTTCTTCAAAAAATTGCTACCGCTTACACCTTTTTGATATTACAGACAAAAAAAGAAAGGAAAGGGAGCAAGAAATAAGTATCACATTTGCAAAATTATTACAATCAAATTTCAAAATTCAAGATTTATACGAGAAGGTATATCTTGCCATGAAATTGGTTGTTGACATAGATAGTTTCTTACTTATTAGAGGTAAAGTTTCTGGTAACGGAATGTACATTGCTTTTAATAGTACAAATAAAACTGTTTTGCAGAAAGAAGAAATTCCTGCAGGCGACTTTGCTTTAGAGATGGTTAATGTATTGAATAGACCAATGTTTATGTACCGAGAGGTTATAGAACGATTGGCAAATCAGTACAATATAAAATTAGTCAATATTCCAGAAATATGGATGGGTCTTCCTCTGATTACTAATAATCAGAAAATGGGAATGATTGTCGTCCAATCTTTTACAGATAGAAAAGCTTTTAGCAAACCAGATCTTAATTTATTTGATCTAGCTACAGGCCTTTTAGCTGCCGCGATTATTAGAGATCAAAGTCAGTTAAAAGTAAGAGCACAAAGAGCACAACTCGAAGCTATTTTTGAAAGTGGTGCTCAAGCAATTTGGACTTTCAATAAAAAGGGAACCGTTACTCGTTTTAATCAACAATTTGCAGAATATATTAAGCAATTCTCTGACATTGAATTAATGCCTGGAATGAGTTTAATTAATATTATTCCAGAAAATCAAAGTTTTGATAATAATTGGGATTATATCTTAAAAGATGTTTTTGAAGGTAAAACGAAAACTTTTGAGCATAAATTTCTAACTCATATTGGAGAGGAACAATGGCACTCCATCACTCTAAACCCTGTAAGGATGCAAAGTGGTGACGGTGAAATTATTCAAGAGATTGCAGGTGTAACTCAAGATATTACACACAGGAAGAAAATGGAAATTCACCTTGCTGATAGTGAGGAACTCTTCCGTAATATTTTTGAGACACTACAGGATGTTTATTTCAGAACAAACCTAGAAGGTTACTTTACATTAATTTCTCCTTCGGTAAAAGATATGCTAGGAGAAGATCAATTAGATGTAGTAAATAAACATGTTACTGAATACTATTTGAGTGAGTCTAACTTATCTAGGTTAATGAAAGAATTAGCTGTAAGAGGATATGTAAAGAATTATGAAAGTACAATCAGAAATAAAAATGGAGACGTACGTTATATACTATCCAATTTTAGACTGATCTATAATAAAGATAAACAACCTACAGGAGTTGAAGGATTAGCAAGAGATATTACACCTATCAAACAATCTGAACATGATTTAAGAGAGGCAAAAGATCTTGCTGAAAAATCTTTAGAGGTTAAAAGGCAATTCCTATCAAATATGAGTCATGAGATCCGAACACCAATGAATGGTGTTATCGGTATGGTTGACTTGTTATCAACAACTCCTTTAAGTCAAGAACAGAAAAAGTATGTTTCGACTATCAAAAGATCGTCAGAAATATTACTTAATATATTAAACGACATTCTTGATTTATCTAAAATTGAGGCTGGCAAAATGGAATTACGTCCATTACCAATAGATATAAGAGTGACTATTTCTAAATTAATTGCATTGTTTCATCAAAATGCAAAAAATAAGAACACACACTTAATTTCTAATGTTACAGATACCGTTCCTCAAGTAATATTAGCTGATGAAACACGATTACTACAGATCTTATCAAACTTAACATCTAATGCAATTAAGTTTACCGATAACGGTACTGTAAAAATTAACGTTAATGGTGTCCAGAAATTTAATGGGATCTTTACGTTAATGTTTGATGTTATTGATACAGGATGTGGAATTTCTGAAAATGGACAAGCACAACTTTTCAAACAGTTTAGCCAAGTAGAAGACTCTTATAACAGAACTCAAGGAGGCACAGGCTTAGGTTTATCAATATCTCAGGAACTTAGTAACATGATGAATGGCGATATTGGGGTGGAATCTGAAATTGGTGTTGGTAGTACTTTCTGGTTTACAATAGAAATAAAAGAATGTAACCACCTTACACCTACTAATAATAGTGAAGAAGTTCAAGAGTTATTTTCTAATAGCATCAGAATACAAAAACCAAAAATTCTTATTGTTGATGACAATAGTGTAAACGTAATGGTAGCTGAAAGTATTCTGAAAAAAGCTGGATCTGTAACTTTCTCTGCTAATAGTGGTAATAGAGCTATTGAAATTTTAGAAGATGGAACACATTCTTTTGATGTCATTTTTATGGATATCCAAATGCCAAATATGAATGGTATGGAAACCACTAAAAAGATTCATCATTTATTCCCAGAATTAAAAGTTCCGATTATTGCTATGACGGCTTTTACTTTAGTAGAAGAACAAGCTGAATTCTTAAAAGCAGGAATGGATGGTTTCTTACCAAAACCTATTAAAGCACATGATTTATTACAAAAAGTAGAAGATCTTATTTCTAATAATGTTACTCCATCAGATGAAATTACTGAAGATATTGAAACTGAAGAAGTAACTGCCGATGAAGAGAATGAAGATGATATAAGAACAGATAAAGATTTTGACACAAATGGTCATGTAATTATTGATTATGGTGTAACTGCAGAACTTGCAAAATATGGTGGTGTAGAGCTTATCCAATTATCTTTTAATGACTTTATAAATGAGGGAGATAGTTTGATTAATGAGTTAATTGAAGCTAAAACTTCACATAATATCGAAAATATTCGTTCCATAATGCATACTTTTAAAGGTACAGCTGCTACTATTGGAATAATGAAATTAGCTGATAAAGCAAAAATATCTGAACAGAAACTTAAAGTAAACAACGAAGAAGGTCTAAATGAAGATGTAGATGATATTTTTGCCTTGTACAAAGAATTTAAAGTTACTTGGAACAAAAATTTAGGTAAATAA
- a CDS encoding penicillin-binding protein activator LpoB encodes MNLTKRFTFAVAILSLIIVGSCSRSVTRVDPNQTIDISGRWNDTDSRQVSKDMISDVMSRPWLPNFENSKNKKPVVIVGGVINKSHEHIEAETFIKDIEREFINSGKVRVVENDQFREQLRAEQQSQQTNASEETQKRIAQELGADFIMFGTINSTVDELKKEKLVNYKINLELADLETTEKVWIGDKEIKKYIKN; translated from the coding sequence ATGAATTTAACGAAGAGATTTACTTTTGCAGTAGCAATTCTTTCTTTAATTATAGTAGGATCTTGTTCTAGATCTGTAACTAGAGTAGACCCAAACCAAACTATTGATATTAGCGGTAGATGGAATGACACAGATTCAAGACAAGTATCTAAGGATATGATTTCTGATGTAATGAGTCGTCCTTGGTTACCAAACTTTGAAAACTCTAAAAATAAAAAACCTGTAGTAATTGTAGGTGGCGTTATTAATAAAAGCCATGAGCATATTGAGGCAGAGACTTTTATTAAAGATATTGAGCGTGAATTTATCAACTCTGGTAAAGTAAGAGTTGTAGAGAACGACCAATTCCGTGAGCAATTACGTGCTGAGCAACAGTCTCAACAAACAAATGCTTCTGAAGAAACGCAGAAGAGAATTGCACAAGAGTTAGGTGCTGACTTTATTATGTTCGGAACAATCAACTCTACAGTTGACGAACTTAAAAAAGAAAAGTTAGTAAACTACAAAATCAATCTTGAATTAGCTGATCTTGAAACAACTGAAAAGGTTTGGATCGGTGATAAAGAGATCAAAAAATATATCAAAAACTAA
- a CDS encoding mechanosensitive ion channel family protein, which translates to MSKHLSYLLFFIFSATSIYGQNTENNKNDLVSSYPDDHSFYNFLMLDSVEFSLSSPYHTMHTHLENLEEENYHPNISAQIFPLSTGSLKERKQLAIELKLIYTQQGIYINSQDYPLQKNYIDSNTKTHRYNISPRLPNIYIELQDGRWKYSRYSTNLIHQIFEETYPSFARQLVIYTSSLQQMKGKYFGIKLWQWITLVSMMILSYLFYYLTIWFTKRILTSIFIKLKQERIAKKVLPKLRRPIAMIILMLTWYYIIPFLLLPSNVSYGFAIITKLIFCFYLIILLFRFADISVLRLGTYSNKSEAIDQNLVPVLKVCFRIIAISAGVLLTLYFFGYDITHIITGISFGGVAIAFAAQDTLKNFIGSVMIFADKPFEVGDWVAIKGQEGIVEEIGFRTTRIRTFTNSLLNIPNGTLSDSDIDNLGKRQFRRFKAYLSVPYGTPPDKIEQFIKAIKKAIQDHPQTRKDFYEVRLNKFNASSLDVLLYVFFITKDWSDELQAREYLMIKILRIAETMGVDFAFPTQTIHIANDNNDQDSSDKA; encoded by the coding sequence ATGTCTAAACATTTATCATATTTATTATTCTTTATCTTTTCTGCAACGAGCATTTATGGTCAGAATACTGAAAACAATAAAAATGATCTAGTTTCTAGTTACCCAGATGATCATTCATTCTATAATTTTTTAATGTTAGATAGTGTGGAATTCTCTTTAAGTTCTCCATACCACACAATGCATACGCATTTAGAAAACCTTGAAGAAGAGAATTATCACCCTAATATTTCTGCTCAAATTTTCCCTTTATCAACTGGTTCTTTAAAAGAGAGAAAACAATTAGCAATAGAATTAAAGTTGATTTATACGCAACAAGGTATTTACATCAACTCTCAAGATTATCCTCTTCAAAAAAACTATATTGATTCAAATACTAAAACTCACCGCTACAATATAAGTCCTAGACTTCCGAATATATATATTGAACTTCAGGATGGAAGGTGGAAGTACTCTAGGTATTCTACAAATCTTATTCATCAGATATTTGAAGAAACATACCCTTCTTTTGCTAGACAATTAGTAATCTATACTTCCTCTCTTCAACAAATGAAAGGAAAGTATTTTGGTATAAAATTATGGCAATGGATTACGCTTGTATCTATGATGATATTAAGCTACTTGTTTTATTACCTCACTATTTGGTTTACTAAAAGAATTCTTACAAGCATTTTTATAAAGTTAAAGCAAGAACGAATAGCAAAAAAAGTCCTTCCTAAATTAAGAAGGCCAATTGCTATGATTATCTTGATGCTAACTTGGTATTATATTATACCTTTCTTGCTTCTACCTAGTAATGTATCTTATGGGTTTGCTATAATTACAAAATTAATTTTCTGTTTCTACCTCATTATTTTACTATTTAGGTTTGCTGACATTTCTGTTCTTAGACTTGGTACATATTCTAATAAATCTGAGGCAATAGATCAGAATTTAGTTCCTGTTTTAAAAGTTTGTTTTAGAATAATTGCAATTTCTGCAGGAGTTTTACTTACTCTTTACTTCTTCGGTTATGATATTACACATATTATAACAGGTATATCATTTGGTGGTGTTGCTATTGCTTTTGCTGCTCAGGATACTTTAAAAAACTTTATTGGTTCTGTAATGATCTTTGCAGATAAACCTTTTGAAGTTGGCGATTGGGTAGCAATAAAAGGGCAAGAAGGTATTGTAGAAGAAATTGGATTTAGAACTACTAGAATTAGAACATTTACAAACTCTCTACTTAATATACCAAATGGAACACTATCTGATAGTGATATTGATAATTTAGGAAAGCGACAATTTAGAAGATTCAAAGCCTATCTTTCTGTTCCTTATGGTACACCTCCAGATAAAATTGAGCAATTTATTAAAGCAATAAAGAAAGCAATCCAAGATCATCCTCAAACAAGAAAAGATTTCTATGAGGTACGCTTAAATAAATTTAATGCTAGTTCTTTAGATGTACTCTTATATGTTTTCTTTATTACTAAAGATTGGAGTGATGAATTGCAAGCAAGAGAATATTTGATGATAAAAATATTAAGAATAGCTGAAACAATGGGGGTTGATTTTGCATTCCCGACTCAAACTATTCATATTGCTAATGATAATAATGATCAAGATAGTTCTGATAAAGCCTGA
- a CDS encoding mechanosensitive ion channel family protein: MSKLLYTLFAFCALMVSSSVFAQQANDEEVILESYPNDHDFYKFYIYDSVEYSQSTPYHALHTHLDFLEEGSNYHPKVSARVIPTSVGNLEERIDLADELKLIYAGKGIYLHSLDLPLQKDYVEKNTGKSRFIISDKLPDIYLIKVSGRWRYSSYSSLKIHKIFKETFPSYSRDIIKYVSKIERGNQIFLNIKLWQWAALITIFIAFYFIYYIVTWFLSFIIKALFTKGNNEYFISKVISSYKKPVTIAILVFFFYMMLPLLLLESHISYGLALTCRFVFGLAAAFFIFRTADLFVFKVMSSGSSFSIDEHLTPILRSSFRLIALILGFLVILKLMGYNINNLITGISFGGLIIAFAAQDTVKNFIGSIMLFTDKPFKVGDSIIVSGQAGIVEEIGFRTTKVRSFNNSLISLPNNIAADNIVDNMGKRDFRRFKTMITIEYGTDRKLIRTFIEKIKAAIEKHPQTRKEGYQVRLFQFSSSSLDILLNVFFRTDDYDVELATREELMFDIMEIAEELNVQFAFPTQTIHMASGNNLESDDSKS; the protein is encoded by the coding sequence ATGTCCAAATTACTATACACACTGTTTGCCTTTTGTGCTTTAATGGTATCCTCATCAGTTTTTGCTCAACAAGCAAACGATGAAGAAGTTATTTTAGAAAGTTATCCTAACGATCATGACTTCTATAAATTTTATATTTATGATAGTGTAGAATATTCTCAAAGTACACCTTACCATGCTTTACATACTCATTTAGACTTTCTAGAAGAAGGAAGTAATTACCATCCAAAAGTTTCTGCTAGAGTTATCCCTACAAGTGTAGGGAATTTAGAAGAACGTATAGACTTAGCAGATGAACTGAAACTTATCTATGCTGGTAAAGGCATTTATCTTCATTCTTTAGATTTGCCTTTACAAAAAGATTATGTTGAAAAAAACACAGGGAAATCAAGGTTTATTATAAGTGATAAATTACCTGACATCTACCTTATAAAAGTATCAGGTAGGTGGAGGTATTCGAGCTACTCCTCTTTAAAAATTCATAAAATATTCAAAGAAACCTTTCCTTCGTACTCTAGAGATATTATTAAATATGTATCTAAAATTGAAAGAGGAAATCAGATTTTTCTTAACATAAAATTATGGCAATGGGCTGCGCTAATTACCATCTTTATTGCATTCTATTTTATTTACTATATAGTAACTTGGTTCTTATCTTTTATCATAAAAGCATTATTTACAAAAGGTAATAATGAGTATTTTATAAGTAAAGTTATTAGTAGTTACAAAAAGCCTGTAACAATTGCCATCTTAGTATTCTTCTTTTACATGATGCTGCCATTGTTACTTTTAGAAAGTCACATCTCTTATGGTTTAGCACTCACTTGTCGTTTTGTTTTTGGGTTAGCTGCAGCATTTTTCATCTTTAGAACAGCAGATTTATTTGTTTTTAAAGTGATGAGTTCTGGCTCAAGCTTTTCTATAGACGAACATCTTACTCCAATTTTAAGATCTTCTTTTAGATTAATAGCTCTAATATTAGGCTTTTTAGTAATTCTAAAATTGATGGGTTACAATATCAATAATCTAATTACAGGCATTTCATTTGGTGGTTTAATCATTGCATTTGCTGCTCAAGATACTGTTAAGAATTTTATTGGTTCTATTATGTTATTTACTGATAAACCCTTTAAAGTTGGAGATTCTATTATTGTTTCTGGTCAAGCTGGTATTGTAGAAGAAATTGGTTTTAGAACAACTAAAGTAAGATCATTTAATAATTCTTTAATCAGTTTACCAAATAATATTGCTGCAGACAATATTGTAGATAATATGGGAAAAAGAGATTTCAGAAGATTTAAAACAATGATTACTATTGAATATGGTACCGATAGAAAATTAATAAGAACTTTTATTGAAAAAATAAAGGCTGCAATAGAAAAGCATCCTCAAACAAGAAAAGAAGGTTATCAAGTTCGTTTATTCCAATTCTCTTCTAGTTCTTTAGATATTTTACTAAATGTCTTTTTTAGAACAGATGATTATGATGTAGAATTAGCTACAAGAGAAGAATTAATGTTTGATATAATGGAAATTGCAGAAGAACTAAATGTACAGTTTGCATTCCCTACACAAACAATTCATATGGCTTCGGGTAATAATTTAGAATCAGATGATAGTAAAAGCTAA